A genome region from Macaca nemestrina isolate mMacNem1 chromosome 15, mMacNem.hap1, whole genome shotgun sequence includes the following:
- the LOC105470488 gene encoding elongation factor 1-alpha 2, with product MGKEKTHINIVVIGHVDSGKSTTTGHLIYKCGGIDKRTIEKFEKEAAEMGKGSFKYAWVLDKLKAERERGITIDISLWKFETTKYYITIIDAPGHRDFIKNMITGTSQADCAVLIVAAGVGEFEAGISKNGQTREHALLAYTLGVKQLIVGVNKMDSTEPAYSEKRYDEIVKEVSAYIKKIGYNPATVPFVPISGWHGDNMLEPSPNMPWFKGWKVERKEGNASGVSLLEALDTILPPTRPTDKPLRLPLQDVYKIGGIGTVPVGRVETGILRPGMVVTFAPVNITTEVKSVEMHHEALSEALPGDNVGFNVKNVSVKDIRRGNVCGDSKSDPPQEAAQFTSQVIILNHPGQISAGYSPVIDCHTAHIACKFAELKEKIDRRSGKKLEDNPKSLKSGDAAIVEMVPGKPMCVESFSQYPPLGRFAVRDMRQTVAVGVIKNVEKKSGGAGKVTKSAQKAQKAGK from the exons ATGGGCAAGGAGAAGACCCACATCAACATCGTGGTCATTGGCCATGTGGACTCTGGCAAGTCCACCACCACGGGCCACCTCATCTACAAGTGCGGGGGCATCGACAAAAGGACCATCGAGAAGTTCGAGAAGGAGGCAGCTGAG ATGGGGAAGGGATCCTTCAAGTATGCCTGGGTGCTGGACAAGCTGAAGGCGGAGCGTGAGCGCGGCATCACCATCGACATCTCCCTctggaagttcgagaccaccaAGTACTACATCACCATCATCGATGCCCCCGGCCACCGTGACTTCATCAAGAACATGATCACAGGCACATCCCAG GCGGACTGCGCAGTGCTGATCGTGGCGGCGGGCGTGGGTGAGTTCGAGGCGGGCATCTCCAAGAATGGGCAGACGCGGGAGCATGCCCTGCTGGCCTACACGCTGGGTGTGAAGCAGCTTATCGTGGGCGTGAACAAAATGGACTCCACGGAGCCGGCCTACAGCGAGAAGCGCTATGATGAGATTGTCAAGGAAGTCAGCGCCTACATCAAGAAGATCGGCTACAACCCGGCCACCGTGCCCTTCGTGCCCATCTCCGGCTGGCATGGCGACAACATGCTGGAGCCCTCCCCCAAC ATGCCGTGGTTCAAGGGCTGGAAGGTGGAGCGTAAGGAGGGCAACGCAAGCGGCGTGTCCCTGCTGGAGGCCCTGGACACCATTCTGCCCCCCACGCGCCCCACGGACAAGCCCCTGCGCCTGCCGCTGCAGGACGTGTACAAGATCGGCG GCATTGGCACGGTGCCCGTGGGCCGGGTGGAGACAGGCATCCTgcggccaggtatggtggtgacCTTTGCACCGGTGAACATCACCACTGAGGTGAAGTCGGTGGAGATGCACCACGAGGCTCTGAGCGAAGCTCTGCCCGGTGACAACGTTGGCTTCAACGTGAAGAACGTGTCAGTGAAGGACATCCGGCGGGGCAACGTGTGTGGGGACAGCAAGTCTGACCCGCCGCAGGAGGCCGCTCAGTTCACCTCCCAG GTCATCATCCTGAACCACCCAGGGCAGATCAGCGCTGGCTACTCCCCGGTCATCGACTGCCACACGGCCCACATCGCCTGCAAGTTTGCGGAGCTGAAGGAGAAGATTGACCGGCGCTCTGGCAAGAAGCTGGAGGACAACCCCAAGTCCCTGAAGTCTGGAGACGCGGCCATTGTGGAGATGGTGCCGGGAAAGCCCATGTGTGTGGAGAGCTTCTCCCAGTACCCGCCTCTTG gCCGTTTCGCCGTGCGCGACATGAGGCAGACGGTGGCCGTGGGCGTCATCAAGAACGTGGAGAAGAAGAGCGGCGGCGCCGGCAAGGTCACCAAGTCGGCGCAGAAGGCGCAGAAGGCGGGCAAGTGA